DNA from Mustela nigripes isolate SB6536 chromosome 14, MUSNIG.SB6536, whole genome shotgun sequence:
CATCTAAAATGTGATCGCCCTTTATCTCCTGTTCTAGTTAATGGTTCTACGATCTGTGCCAGAGATGTGGGGCCATCCTGTATTTTCCACCTCTTTCGTCACTTTCCCAAATCAGTGAGTGGATCTTCTAGTTTTCTTCCTCTTAACCCTCTTTGACTTAGTCTTTTTTCTCTATTACCACTGTCACCTTAGTTCAGATcctctttgccttttctggaccATCACTAGAGCCTCCTCATGAGTCTTTTTGCCTTTAATCCATGCTTGGCCCCTTTTAATCTACCCTTCACAGTGCAGTCAggttgatttatttgtttgtttgtttgtttgtttgttttgagaaggGGCGAGGGGttagagaacctcaagcaggctccacacccagcgggGAGACATGTGGAGCCAATCACAGAGCCCATcacggggcttgatttcacaaacctgagatcatgatgagctgaaatcaagagtcaaccctcaacagactgagccacccaggcaccccagtcaagGTGATTTTTTCCCAGAAGGTGACATAAGCATATTCTGCTTAAAATTCCTTAGTGGTCCTCTGTTGCTTCCAGAATAAAAACCAGTTTCTTAGTGTGGCATAATAAGCTCTTCATTAATCTTGCCCCTACTGACTTTCTAGTCCTATCTCCCAGCACTCTGTACATGTGTCCTAATATTCAGCTGCCTCAGCTTACTTCAGATTCATCAAAGCTATtatgctttttcatttctgagcCTTTATATATTCAGTCTGGAGTACCTTGATCCATGTCTGCTTGCCACTTCATTATTTAGGACTCCTCTCCACTGCCACCTCTCGTAAAGCTCTCTCTCAGGCTGTTTTCCTGGTAGTTGGTGCTTTGTTTTTTCATACGTCCCCATAGAACTTAGCACATTTCTTTACACATACTTGTTACCTGCTGAACCGTGAGCCCCCCAAGAGCCATGTGGCTTTCCATGTTCCTTGGTAATAGACCTTGAGTAACTGTATGTTGCATGAGTAGAATATTGATGCACCTTAATCTTTCTCTGCCATAATTGAGGTAGAAATGCTATAGCAGAGCCCAAAAACATTCTATGAAAGTTTTGTATTATTGGAGAACATTGGAGAAACAAATGCTGGGACAAAGCCAACCCTCAGATGAAAGAATAAGAGGGCCAGACAACCCGTGTTCTTCTTGAGGAACAAGGAGGTTGAGCACTGAGGGGACTGGATGTTGGTTAGCTTTGGAATGGGGGCTTCTCCAGAGCTGGTCAGAGTCGTGCATCAGTGCTTACCCCCATGGTGGCTGGCAGTAGTGAGGATTTGGAGACTACATTTCTGCATCTCCTGTTCCTATATTTCAACATTCTGGCCTCAAACTTTGGGGAAGATCGTGAAGTGTGCtgctcttcctgtcttccttgaCTGAATTCTTAACTCTACTACCTGTGTTATGGGGTAGCTAGTAGCATTTAAAGTTTAATTAGCTTCAGtcaaaaatttattatctttttgctAGCAGTCTCTTTATATTTGTCCAAAGCTTTGTGCAGCTGGATTTGAATTATTGCAGAGAATCTGAATGCCTGCAGAAGGAGCATACTTTTTCCTACAGCAAAATGacttgggagtggggaggggaaggcaagATAGGGCCTCTAGTGGCTGGAGCAAAGGTACTGGttattgcttattttgttttctttttgctattcatAACTTTGTGAATGTATATGTGAAAGTAATAAATGCTTACTGTTGAAAATTTAGAAACTTCAGAAAAAagattgtatgtgtgtatgcgtgtaAATTGGGAAGGGATACTTGCTTGCCTGTAACTCCAAGTTACTACATTGGATCATttcctttaagtcttttttttttttttttcctatgcacCCTCCACTCTTTACTAATGATTtaaggaataataataacaaaagaaacactTGTATCTCTACCACCCTGCTTAAATAATTGCATTttgttggaggggagaagggtgggggatggggtaacttggtgatagacattaaggagggcctgTGATATGATGAGCCTGGGTGTTACATAATACAGATGAATCACTGagttctacttctgaaactaataatacactgtatgttagttaattgaaatttaagcaaaaaaaacaaaatctggaaaaaagGACTTCTCTACCCTTTCACCACATTTTTCAACTAATCTTTTGGCtgacaatttaaaattaatagaattctgtacctctttatattttaatttcttctgtgttGTCAGCATTTTGTAGTCATTTATTAATATCTACCttaggagcttttttttttttttttttacatttctgcttATGGTTCATTGTTTCAAATATCGCCTCAAATAGATACCACTCCTGAGtcaaaccttttcttttcttttttttttaagattttatttatttatttgacacagagagaggaaacacaagcagggggagcagaagagggagaagcaggcttccctctgagcagagagccccatgtgggactcaatcccaggaccctaggatcatgacctgagctgaaggaagacacttaatgaatgactgagccacccaggctcccccaaaacTTTTCTTATACCTTCACCCCCAAAAAACTCATAAAACTAGTCACTCCTTCACTTAGGCTACTTTTGTACCTAGTATATACTTTTATTAAACATgttaacactggaaaaaaaaaaaaaagaaagaaagaaattacatttaGTTGATGTCCTCTTGAACCtgaatcttccttttcttttaggaaatggATCACACAATGGCTGCCAATGCTCAGAAGAATAAATTCTTGATTGATGGGTTTCCAAGAAATCAGGACAACCTTCAAGGTTGGAACAAGACCATGGATGGGAAGGCAGATgtgtcttttgttctgttttttgacTGTAATAATGAGGTAATTAAGATCTTCATCTGCTCACATGGGCTTTCACTAACTGATGGTCAGCTATTAGGGAAAAACAAAGTGACTTTTTACTTATCTTTGGCATTTTATATGGGCAGCAGTTTTACTTCGAACtggtaaatggatgaatggaacaGTACTGTCTTGCTGTTGGAGTACTAAAAACTGTTCGGTATCAGCAACGTTGTGGATCTAAAATTTGCTTGATTTTCAAGATAACaagtatttgctttgttttgaaataagaatTGACTTCTACAATAATGTTAGGTAATGAGGCTGTGCTGTTTCCTCTTAGGTATGTGCTCTTTTCAGAGTATTGCCTTAGGATGTTAGGAAAAGACTTTTGGGGGAGTTgggaaaactttttattttaaagaaacatctaGGATAGCttgatttgaaaaggaaaaaagatagcttgatttttatcttctaagagtgaaatgatcttaaaaaaagcaagaaagcattctttttcttcctggtacTTCTAGTAACATATCCAGACATACCTTTGAATAGCTAAATGAATTTCTCAGGATCATTTAATTAGGAGGCCTGACTGTTTGACAGCTGTAATATAACTTCATTAAGTTAATGCCAACAGCCTGAAAGAATACGAACCTAAATTACTGCCTTGAAGGAAGTTGGCTATTCTTGGGCTGAATTGCAAATGTGCCTCTGGTGGAGAGACTTGCTGCAGCCTTtgagttgttttaaaaatctaagtcTCTTTTTCCAACCCCCaaaaatatgttttcacttattctTCAAAGTTAACTTTAGAATGTTCACCACAGCTTTATAACTAAGGAATGTTTATTCACGATTAACAAGGGATACTTTATTCAAATGCAAATTTGttgattcttaaatatttggatatttatgGAATTATCAAAAAGTAAGCAAAATGGAACAAAGTTTGAGGCATGTAATTCATACCTAATAAGTTAATAATATATCCTCGATGGAAGCACACACATACAGATCTTCTTTTTATTGcggtttaaaaaaaagtgcacGGGAAAAACTGAGTCATGAATGAATTCTTATTATGCTCTGTACTTATTTAACCTAGTTTATATAAATTGAACcacatgtttaaatttaaaaggactTTGCCTGTTGATTAATGAATTAGACAAATTAGTTttaatgtagggtttttttttgtaatctcttcAAACTTTGTTCTCTTTTCAGGTTAAAAGAATGGCAAATGTGAAAGgcaaatttggattttttttttttgtaatgactttttattatttttctttttagatctgTATTGAACGATGCCTTGAGAGGGGAAAGAGTAGTGGTAGAAGTGATGACAACAGAGAGAGCTTGGAGAAGAGGTACTTTGCAGATTTTATACATCTCCACCTTAGGCTAAGTTTGGAACTTGAGGCACAGATTAAATACCTACCTCAGTTTGCCCAGGGAAAGAAAATGCCATgcttaaatatgtaaaatgtctGGTATAAAAAGAGAGTTGGTTGGGTCAGATCTGGGTTGTGCTCTGAGCAATCCTATCACATGGGGAAGAATGGGAGGATATGTAGAACCTTGTATTATTTGCTGCTTTTGCAGAATTCAGACCTATCTTCAGTCAACAAAGCCAATTATTGACTTATACGAAGAAATGGGGAAAGTCAAGAAGATAGATGCCTCTAAGTCTGTTGATGAAGTGAGTATCCCTAGCttgccttaaaagaaaaatgtgtaaaaatgagtaaaaatgtgATTTAGCAGGCAAAGGGGTATGTAGGCAGGAGAAAAAGAGATATGACAGATTAGTTTGCTTTTCAAGACCCTGGAGACtaaatgaaaaatgagatttttttttcccctcctttttgaATAGCATCTAAAATAGATTTTACAACTGTAGACTTGTTCTTCACAAGAAGTGGATAGTTTATTAATTCCAAACCTCTTTTCTCAAGCACTGGAAAATTGGCATTTTGAGAACTGTGATTTGGACCacgttcattttttaaaatctctaatgTGAATAGCGAGTCCTCTTAGTTCAAGGGCCCCAGGCTGCTTCCATCTCTTCATCACAGAGCACAGAGCTCCAGGGGCACAGGGCTTCCAGACCCAGCCCTTCTCTCCTCTAAAAATCCGTGATCTCTCAGTGCCCAGCAGCTCTTTTTAGTGTCTTAATCTAGCTCCTCTTGCCCTGATTCCCACCCGGAGTCTTCCTTTCTGGACTTTCCTTGTTTATCAcatggttctgtttttttttttttttttttttatccattactCCTTCCCAAGAGGTGAGTTGATACATCAGGGAACTTAGTGCTTTAGAAccagaactagaaaaataagccACAGCAGTTTACATTTTATCAAATAATTGCTATTGATCAAGAAATTTGTCctgaaaatactaataaaattgAATGCACTTTTTCACaattttgtacatatttatgaTATTACTTACTACTGTCTAAAGTAAAATAGATGAAACCAAGgaattacaatattttttaaatgatacatcttgaaaattaataaaaaattgactttttaatagGAACTTAGCCATATAGTGTTTTAATAataccttcttttaaaattactattatttttgtccTTTGCAGGTTTTTGATGAAGTTGTGAAGATTTTTGACAAAGAAGGCTAACTCTAAACCTGAAGGCATCCTTGAAATCATGCTTGAATATTGCTTTGATAGCTGCTATTACAACCCCTTTTTAAGGCAATTTTAATCTTTCATAATTACATCTCAATTAATGGCTGGAAAGTATAGAGtaagacaaattaaattttttatcttagaTTTTTTTGGTTATAGGAGTAGACAGTGAATTCGGGTCTAACTTCATCTTAGCTATGGTGCTCACAAAACAAAGAAGGATATCAGCttagttctttgtttttactCAGAAAGCATATCCCTTTTATAGTTTGTGCCTTCTGTGAGCAAAACTTTTTAGTATGTCTGTATATCCCTTTAATAATTACAACATGTTAGGATTAGGGATTccccatttccttgttttcttgcAAGTTTTAAATTTCCAACCTGTTAAAGTGAATTTGTGGACCAAATTCCAGAGGAACTTCTTGTATAGTCAGTTCTTGCAAAATGTGTTTGGTAAATTCATGAAATGAATTCCTGGAAGTGTTTTAGTATATAACAAATAACTGACCATTTCCTATAGAAAGGTAAGAAAATAGGCTTTGTTTTATTACAACTTATACAAAGTTGTGTGACAGGGCATCTTCTTTGCTTCCAGGGAttgggatggggtcactgggggtTCAGAGCCTGGCAGATTTGTCAGCTTTATTCTGACATAAATCTGAGGGTAGGGGGCAAGGATCACATCTAATGACCTGTGTTCCTGTGCTCTATTATAGAGTGTTATTAATGATTTAAATTGATCTTAACAAAATTCCTAGCAGTGGAACCTTGAAATGCATGTACGGGGTTTATGGTAAATGATTTGGTTAGCGTTTTGGTAACACTTCATTCaaagtgtttttgtttgatttttagacTAAATGTAGGGTTGGTATGTAGTAAAAACATCTAATGGTTAATTTcccatttgtgttttattttcttgaatacttttttttttagttatttgtttaaGGAGATTAAAAATCATTGCACTTTggtcagaaaaataataaatatatcttataaatgtttgatttctttcctGGCTACTTTTATTTAGTATATTGTTTGTTGGCATCATGTTGAAGCATTGAAaggtacaaaatttaaaaaaaaaaaaaaaggctatagaGTCTAAAGGAATTTTCCCTTAAAtccattcttcctttaaaaaaaaatctctgagaaatttgttttctccttatCTTTTTCTGCCATTACTAATGCAGAGTAAATTCCGAGGTTCTTAATGTgagatttattaaaatgtttcttacTTTTAGCATTTATGCTATTTGGTGTACAGGGTTAAATCAGGTAGGGAATTTTGTCTTTGTGTAATTGGGTTTTACGTTTAAAGTCATTAGgaataggagcacctggctggctaagtgGTACAGCATGTAGTTCTTGACTTCATGGTTGTGAATTTAAGCCACACATTGAActggagtttacttaaaaaaagaagaagaagaagtataaAGTCATCAGGAATAGTGAGTGCAATTTATGGATGTTCTTACATTATAATaggttcatttatttctgtgtgttttatgAGACTCACTTATTAATGATACATTTTTCAACAGACTTAACCATTAAGAAACAAAGTATCTGTAAGTACTGTAACATATTAGCCATGAAAATTTGTATTGAGATTATCTTGGTTTCTTAGAAGATATTGTAATGAATTCTTATCTAGTGATTTAGTCCAGCCAGTACAGAGGAACGTCACTGGTGGTTTAATCAAACAACTGCAATATGAAGCAAGAGTAAAGACTAAGGTTTTTAATTCCTactcaaataagtgaaaaaaatcatccGATGGGgaaatctaaatatttatatcGATACTGGGAAAGCAAATTCAAGGTTTTTAAGAAGACTGCTGAGACTAGGTGCTTTGCTTCCTTTTATCAAACATCCTTCTGTGGCATTTGagaacagaaaccaagaaacaatAGTTACAAAGTTATGAACCTTTGCTTATTGTTTGCTTTTGAGTAGAAAAACATGTTGGCAATGTTGAGTTTAGGATTTGACTGTGATACATCTGACTTCATTAGTTTGGTCATTCTGTTTGTTAAAGATACAGTAACCAAGAAGTTTTTGACTTCCTTGAAGGACCCCAGTGGaagccttgctttttttttttttttttaaattaattagtcTTATTTCCATTCATTGATGTTGGATGTGTGTATGACTTAATTGGTAAATAATCCCAATAAATTTTGTGCTATGGCCTTTGCTGTTTCAGATTTCTCTTCTCTCAAGCATATTGAAAGACCGAGAAGTATCATATATTTAACATGTGGGTTTAAGGCAAAAGCAGGGTTCAGGATCCAGGAGAATTTTCTGCACTGTGTATTGTGTTTGAACATCTTGAATTAAGTAGAAAGCATGACTTTATCCCATTCCTTTAAGAAGTAATTTGGATTGAGGCACAAGTATGGCGTATTTTATTACCTACCTACAGCATCGAGAGAGGGAGAATGGCAGCTAGCAATATCTCAGGATGCAGGGTTTTGGGGCTTGTGGCTTTGTCATGTAATTTGAGTGATTGCCTGACACTCCAGTGGTCTCTGGAGATAATAGTGGCTGAAGGTATTGGCCAGAGCAGGTCAGCATTTTTGCCCTAGAGGTTTTGTCCTTCATCTTCAAACACATACTAATTGTACTAGCCATGGTGCTGCAAATATATTCTGTGCCTTCCAAGAGTTTTCCACCTAAAACTAACATCCTGATATGGGCATACCTTCAGATGTCTTCTGTTGGCTAAAAATCACTATTATATAGCTTATTTCCCTTCTCCCAAGCCTACCTGCATGTTTCAGCTAAATTAAGTGCGCCTTAattctaaggatttttttttctaatgaaagcAAGGAAGCTCATTTATTGTGTACcaaggaaaaaaggtaaaaatggtCCTAATCACCTATCCCTTTATTTCCTCACCCCTGACTCCCGTATTCTTGGATCCAGGTATGCTTTCCTTTGAATGGGTGGGATTATTGTGACTGTGGTATGTGTGTTCGGTCTCAGTTACATTTTGCAGGTCACCAACTTTCCTGTCTTGGGGAGGGCTAAGGACGAAGTTGAATTTCTGGCTATCACCCTTTACCTTTGGTCAGCTATGCCAGCTACACCAGGGCTTGGATTTGTATGGGGCCCCTGCTGTCCCTGCTTATGAGAGCAGAACCTGTTTTTCTTGAgtccctcttttttaaagaggcttttctttcatgattttgtcCTCCTAAGACTGTGGCATAAGAGAAGAGGgtttaattattttctcctatttagGGGGAGACAAGGGTCATAAATCAACATTTCTCTAAGGGAGGTTCTTTCAGCCACaggaaattgttttttatttacgATACATTTTGAAGTAACTTCATGCAGCTTCCTAACATTGGCCTTTGATGCCCTAACCGACCAGAGGGAAAGCACCTGCACATCTGCAGAGGCAGGTTACCACATCTCAACCCTAACGGTAGATAATCCAAACCTTTAAAAAGTGTCTTCCACACGGTGGAATCGAGCAGTTAAGCAGCATTCTGCATAGTTAGCAGATGCGTTCTCTTGGGTTGAATAacgacattttaaaaaagaaagtaaaattcaaaaaacaTGTCTGTGAGCTTTGGGAACATTCAAATCCTACCCTTcaggaggcttcctggaagaaataTATTCTCAGTAGCTGCTTCTATGAAATTCAAGGGGGGGAAATTGATAACAGTGGACTCAAGATGGCCTTCAAGAAAACCCCTGAATTGGCTGAGATTCCTTGCCAGTTTGCAAATGCTTGCAACCATCTGAGGACTCTAGGTGGAGCTGGCCATCTCACAACCGCCTGGCTCCCAAGGGCTTCCAGAACCAGAGGGAAAAGACCCCGAATTAGTTCAGCAGTTAGTATTTAAAAGCACAAAGCTGTTGTGCATGGCTCACTATAGGTTGTTCATTAGTTTTATAGGGAAGGTTTTTCACGAGTGGCTCCAAAGCAGCTGCCAGAATCTGGCCAGAGTATCTGTGATTGAGACAAGACTGCATCAaacggaccctgagatcatgacatgagccgaaggcagtggcttaacccactgagccacccaggcgcctcaggatttttttttttttttttttttttaaagagaggaagagtggggctgaggggcagagagagagaatcttaagcagagtcatggaacctgatgtggggctcaatctcacagccctgggaccctgacctaagccaaaatgaagagtcagaggcttaaccagttgagccacccaggtgcgcttCCTTAGGATTCCATTTTCATTCCTCCAGGGGACCAGATGCTGAGAATCATAAAGCattgggaatgggagaggaaatgAATCTTTCACTTCATAGCCTCCCTCTACTTGTAGCACACAACTATGAGAAGACTTAAAGTGTAACTGACTGTCTTGGAAGGAAAACcaggagagagagactgggatCAGAAAACAATGTATTGGTGAAAATCTCACCACCCATGCATAGTTCAGTCTAGTTGATTGATTTTTGACTTATTGTactgtattgtattgtattactGTTCCTCTGCtatgacttaaaaatttttttgctttatgaagaagactttttttttaagattttatgtatttatttgacagagtgagacataacaagtaggcagagaggcagcgaaagagggggaagcaggctccctgctgagcagagagcccaacatggggctcgatcccaggaccctgagaccatgacctgaatcaaaggcagaggctaaacccactgagccacccaggtgcccctgaagaagACTTTTGACAGTTTCTGGTTCATGTTCCAGATCTGAAACTGCTCAGTAGAAATTTCTACTTGAAGCCTTGGTAAGACTATGGTGTATCCTCAGCACTTTGACTGTGTTTACTGGACTGGAAAAGAGAGAAGTGAGAGGCTTTCTGCCTAATTTCTCCTACGTGGGTGTGCATTGTAGTTCTTGACGCGTGGAGTCTTTGGGAAAGAAATTTGAGAGATCTTAGTTCTATCTCTGTATTTTCTTACTGACCTGGCACAG
Protein-coding regions in this window:
- the CMPK1 gene encoding UMP-CMP kinase encodes the protein MLSCCGRRLLHVLGLSFPLLTRRPLFLCPHRLMKPLVVFVLGGPGAGKGTQCARIVEKYGYTHLSAGELLRDERKNPDSQYGELIEKYIKDGKIVPVEITISLLKREMDHTMAANAQKNKFLIDGFPRNQDNLQGWNKTMDGKADVSFVLFFDCNNEICIERCLERGKSSGRSDDNRESLEKRIQTYLQSTKPIIDLYEEMGKVKKIDASKSVDEVFDEVVKIFDKEG